In Leishmania braziliensis MHOM/BR/75/M2904 complete genome, chromosome 18, the following proteins share a genomic window:
- a CDS encoding putative ethanolamine phosphotransferase, protein MPSWISPAAPPETPTVSAEPSILAEYLLFPFYDYVVQFYPQSWMPNKVTLVGIFSTVFSSVLLLGSMPAGLQFQPGRMELLPSSLVKDPAIPKVPPLALTEMTPILPFMSPSLMLVLCGSLNLIYCVADNTDGRLARRDKKTSAIGEYLDHGLDCVTSLLSTCCVFLLLASLCNMAISVCLLAFVTVLSHTLHFEANIFIWGNRIATVDEAMLFFGLSMWWPLVCPGVSTTRVPEWIIEGIFGSNSSWATYLRPLRMVELVYIFYSIAQAQTIFRMVSWRWRILCRIHVIFSVLNSLVFLMLMGVHNEYVAAAAPLTSVPGYTLGPFTYPAVWSITVACTSSTIIHIPIIARCARLPVTDPLPLAGIMLVWLIFISCPVAGAILAVVLHVGQMLLNVDFIKKHTQNNNAE, encoded by the coding sequence ATGCCGAGCTGGATctcacctgcagcgccgcccgAGACGCCGACTGTGTCAGCCGAGCCCAGCATCTTGGCCGAGTACCTCTTATTCCCCTTTTACGACTACGTCGTGCAGTTTTACCCACAGTCGTGGATGCCCAACAAGGTCACCTTGGTCGGCATCTTTTCTACTGTCTTCTCTTCCGTGCTGCTTCTCGGCTCTATGCCAGCGGGGCTACAGTTTCAGCCCGGCAGGATGGagctgctgccctcctccctcgtcAAGGACCCTGCGATACCAAaagtgccgccgctggcgctgacgGAGATGACGCCTATCCTGCCATTCATGTCGCCTTCTCTTATGCTCGTCCTCTGTGGGTCGCTGAACCTGATCTACTGCGTCGCTGACAACACCGACGGCCGCCTCGCCCGGCGCGACAAGAAGACGAGTGCTATTGGCGAGTACCTCGATCATGGGCTTGACTGCGTGACGTCGCTCCTGTCGACGTGCTGCGTCTTCTTGCTGCTTGCGTCGCTCTGCAACATGGCCATCTCTGTTTGCCTCTTGGCCTTCGTCACTGTGCTCTCTCACACGCTGCACTTTGAGGCAAACATCTTTATCTGGGGCAATCGCATCGCCACCGTCGATGAAGCGATGCTCTTCTTCGGTTTAAGCATGTGGTGGCCGCTCGTCTGTCCGGGGGTGTCCACCACCAGAGTACCAGAGTGGATCATAGAGGGCATATTTGGCTCGAACAGCAGTTGGGCCACTTACCTGCGTCCGCTGCGCATGGTTGAGCTTGTCTACATCTTCTACAGTATAGCGCAGGCGCAGACAATCTTCCGCATGGTgagctggcgctggcgcatcTTATGCCGCATCCATGTGATCTTCAGCGTACTGAACAGCCTTGTGTTTCTCATGCTGATGGGCGTGCACAACGAGtacgttgccgctgccgcgcctctCACGTCGGTGCCTGGGTACACCCTGGGTCCCTTCACGTACCCCGCTGTATGGAGCATCACAGTTGCCTGCACCTCGAGCACGATCATTCACATTCCCATCATAGCACGCTGCGCTCGCCTGCCCGTCACTgatccgctgccgctggcgggTATCATGCTAGTGTGGCTTATCTTCATTTCCTGTCCAGTTGCTGGCGCCATTCTCGCCGTGGTCCTCCACGTCGGGCAGATGCTGCTTAATGTGGATTTCATCaagaagcacacgcagaaCAATAATGCAGAGTAA